Within the Plutella xylostella chromosome 20, ilPluXylo3.1, whole genome shotgun sequence genome, the region AGTATGTCTAGATTACTGTCTTAGAATACTGGctctatatattataatattaattcttaTCATCTTacaagttatttattaaattactaaTTCTTTTAAGGTATGGGCGGACTggaaaactaaaactaaaaaaaaagcCATCTTGATTAAGCGGCACACGTCTGGAACGGGGGGAGGCCCAAGTAATGGGCTGACCCTCACAGCGCCGCTGGTGTTTAGGTGCCGATTGCTTATATTTGATCTAAGAGCCGAATATAGTGCAGTGCTAGTatctgtaattattttttataatgatatatatattttatacatgtaggtataaatttatatttttagtacctagattaatttaatttttacctAGCATTTTAAACAACTGTGTATGTCTCAAACAGTCTTCCCAGTCCCAGGAACTTGTGAGGTGTCCGGACTGCTCCCAGCCACGTTTTTTCAAGGGACAGAGAGGCCTGAAGATACATTATGGGAAACAACACCGCCAACCATCGTCCACGcagccaccgccgccgcccgctcATGTACCCACAGACCATAACCACAGTTACAGTAGGCCTGCTGGTGACGGGCTGTGGAAGCAATTAGCGGAGCTAAAGGCCACCTGCCCGGTGGTGGTGGCACGGATACCCCGCGGCGCGCGGAATACGAAGGCCGCCTCTTTGTCCAAATGCATCCGACAAACGATAGAAAACAATGACGTCAGCAGCTGGGAGCAATTTAGCCCCCAGTCAGCATGTGGATTCAGGTCGACCCCTGTCTAATTTCTATAGAACCGACCTATTTAGTATTTTTGCCTTTAATGCCTCGGCCATTTTATTATGGTCTAGGAGTCAGGTAACAAACACAAGAAAAGGTCTTTACACACGTCTTTCTAAGAAGTAACGTGGTGTTTATTTGTTTCTGGAAtgcacataaaaatattagcaGGTAGTCAAATACATAGTATGATTTTTAagcaattttaaatatttcttccCTTTTTGCCCACAAAGTAccgaaatattaaaaaaaacaaaacaatttgattgaaatttaattaaaaaaataaacaaaaactatcTTTCTTCTGACGACGGACAACTTTTTACTGAAACTAAATTTTAGTACTGAAGTGAATAACTAACGCAAAACTGTATCACTGACTCTTACAGTGGTTTTCTTTACTCAGTACAATAACAGCATCAGAGGCCACAAATAcctaattacataatattaaatttatcataattacaaaatatataaattatttattaaaaataccaACCAGCTTTGACCACGGTAAACTCATATCGATGAGAAAAAAACGCCCGTGGATCAAGTGCTCATAATTAGCTGTAAAtacatgtatttatttaaaatgcgagtaatttattattattctattaaCTAATCACTTTTATAATTCTTagtgttgataaataatagacgcatttttcctgaaataaaaatgacatattatgtatctagcctatctgaaacctagttaaacattgtgagatatggcgtttcgactttctccgtgttcggcatcataagggtcacagtgacagttaaataaagtccatttttctctccacctttagtttgcaaggtgcgggtgcctatataaatagagtgagtcgcccgcgcgcctcagttgtaatatcaccatgcagaaatgactaggtttcagataggctagatacataatatgtcatttttatttcaggaaaaatgcgtctattatgtagtctgagcctatctgaaacctagttaaacattgtgagatgtgtttattatcgcatggtggagagaaaaccaactgtgacccataagctactgatgagtatatcagtagataaatatttgaatctataaatttataatgcatagatttctaggtagtagatatactaaaaagaaaggtataagtatacataagacttaagtacttccttattattcctgacttgtcagaaagttatggaaggtataatgtacctattcatataggtaggtattatacatatggatacacacagtgcctcttcgaaagcaatacttataagtaattattaatcaaaatcttgttattgtcaaggcaatatttttaacatacactagccgaatggatggaaccagtgaaatactttgcaacaatatttaaaagctgtaaaatgtagaatatcgatccagcccgctggggctcaggccagcacatgctgactagggtatgtaattctggactgacctcagaaatgcagcagccgaccctggagcctcgtggacctgctcagtcagccccgtacgacgacacgacctgcaacacctggcgcggcatctagtccttggaacgaggagtggtgcttgaagggaagataattttactaaatatctcagcctcatcagctactggaaaagattagatgaaggctgtgacactggcggataactaagtattcagtttttcaaaacacgATGCAGGTCaccatattcatattctagattgacaagtaacacacagtctaattttgtattctaactaactcggcggttaacgagttcctgtgcagtcctactaggaaggaaagttattttataagcctttgcaccgattttgtaggctactatcattctgtatcatcatggtgtgaatattatgagctctggcagcattccttggtagatgacatcaattaataaagattgattaacacaacaataacaattataatagttgataaatgaaacccggctaacatgtcttaactgggtaagtaaatgatcagtcatgccaccaggataagtaaaatgttcagtacttcatatgaaaaacattaacaaggtcacctttaggtatgttcgtcaacactaagggtaggtcccggccaaaaccttaatttaggcttcgccttgttgcaacttcaaaggtacgtaagtaggtacactaggtacctacttacattgttgtaggttaaattttaaaaccattaagtcaaccaagacaacacaaaataaaatagctcgattaaataaagatggtacgtaaagatgttagttgtacctgatcagacctgatgcaacgacagccaacatagactctctaatctgtggaagcaacaatcatggtggcgggaacatggacagttggacgagccacctcgagcctgacttatcaatcagaactgacagttcgccaacagcagatagcggctatctataggtaaacttaggtagtaaGCTATACcaaagaaaaagtccttggacatcgatatgacagtggaacggtgAATAACTATGACATTCttcaaaacaaaaaggcttgttgttgatacccagctaaggaaggttacctacttcagcgacctgatattgcattctgaaagaactgcgaagagttatgactaataattattacttattttgaaagttttcagcaaactctaataaatcaagcagctaccacgacGCCACGTCACcactgcccggttataactctgtactagcttagtagatatatataccagagAGCTCCAATCAGATGCGAGTACAAAcattttacttggtaactagttacgtaactaactgaaagatccttaaaaaaaaagttgaggattactcaaaatggaattgtgaaaacggcacgtctgaaccagtcagtctaagaagtttcagcagatacagtgttgaaaaatagttatgaaacgtttgcgccagaatcgaattaaaaatacattttcattgagaagccgtttaggcatgaataggtactttcatcctttgaattgtgctccaaatgatgaattcatagaaatttaatgacgactgccattgtttattatctagcccagtAATTTGAGTaaggctgcggctacacgtgatgtgatacacagtacacagtaggtatatgcatgttcccagaatagtggaagttataattttaccaaaaggtagtcgtctcgtgcaagagcaccgttactcgatttattcgatacacaactatatagtagacagctgctgcgtaggaggttcacgcatttttcaacaagagctcggatacacactcacaatccactgggacataaggaagacagctaatatggtgccactcagaaaccgcgatgacactctgatcatgatcaccggacagtaggatcataataaattcggtaacttgtgaagcggtatggtatagcaacagcgactttcacgaaatcaggaattagctcagtgcttttaggttgaacactcgccggtgggattcactttgctcacagccgagaaaagaaaagactcaaagctggaatctgccgatgtgtcatgacacttaaagatagtgtctggggggtcactttatatgacgaaaaacgaactttcagtgcactgcggcgcgagccgctctatctgtttgtatgtattaaacgtgccgattgaacgacagctctcgttcgttcgtttctcatcagtatagagtaacgctcctgtacttaccgtgcgtcaccattcccatgagcagtccaatgatctttaggcagtttagaacaaaagctgcattagacagtttcttcagaagagacatcgaaataaaataaaaaattgattgcacaactatccccaggagcagtctacaggtcactttgggcagttcagaagaaagctgctttaacaggatacctcagcggaggcatcaaattgaagtgctataacacttttagaagcggtgcacgttacccgatttgtcgtcctCCATGCCGATgtggctacggcgactgcaggtggttactcaggcttcgttggtgtgcccttgtatggctaacatgaccaaccttggcagtaaacgttcgtctgcatatgccaaaatcactgatgaatagcgcacgttactcgataccttctagataagtcactcataatgatggctgatgacgatgatgaccgtgctagcaatagtgcaggcgtttccgctgagcataaaatctcttcccagacagggggcgtttggatctggcaaccagaacaggagtgccaggtgtgcgcagcgatgcaggtggaacaacacagccgccagggcaggagtgcatggctgggtctatgcagcgatgcaggtagcacaaaccggtggccagggccaggaccgggtgtacactGCGATgtaggtggcacaaaacggtggccagggccaggaccgggtgtacagccgccagggcaggagtgcatggctgggtctatgcagcgatgcaggtaccacaaaccggtggccagggccaggaccgggtgtacgctgcgatgcaggtggcacgagacggcggccagcgcaggagcacagggccgggtgtatgctgcgatgcaggtggcacgaaccggtggccagggcaggagcgcagggccgggtttacgctgcgatgcaggtgccacgagacggcggccagcgcgggagcacagggccgggtgcaggttacacgaaacttcaatttcaccgaatcggcctgcctaccctcagcgggtaggtaccggcggatcacattactcgccgcacatgccacaatgtcccaacatactgaaactcggagccacgtgcttcctgtaaaaaaatcctatgatggtcctggaaagctcctgtttttaaagccttacataagctataatcaagtgcattattgtaatagcaaagtttttatcaactgttttctaaaaatattagaaattgagggtagaaaaatatatttttataattttttcctgtataaaattaacatatgctttactaaaagcggtcattaatgtaagtatctagctcaagcgccactagtaggaccggaatatgtgatcaatcatcaccacgactattgaatcggaccctactgcgtgggataaaaaccccaagcgccggagcattatgaccagtggctgagcttttaaaagcagtaaataatagcattttactcacggcttatcaactcaaaccttcgttgcgaaatcctcagcaatggctgcgtgcgcagcagccggcaggccccgcgccgtctggtccgcatcacgctacagctcccggcagcgaggactccgcaaattcaatattatatttttccccgtcggagcgaagccgacgagaaccgtggctacattgagccattttgccgaagtgttcacttcaaaaatcaaaaaccaactgaggcgcgcgggcgactcactctatttatataggcacccgcaccttgcaaactaaaggtggagagaaaaatggactttatttaactgtcactgtgacccttatgatgccgaacacggagaaagtcgaaacgccatatctcacaatgtttaactaggtttcagataggctcagactacataatatagcttCCAACTTATAAATTCCAAGGACAATATCGTTTTTTACGGATATAAAATGCTaactaagaaaataaaaaagaaaaaaaaatgtctgAAACATTAGTAaacctttttttaaatgatcAAAAGCTGTACGAATTCGGTGGTAAGAGTATGATCTACCAACAAgtaaaaattattgttattatgaaaaaagtaAATTCAATTCAACTTCGCATATCGGCCACGAGTAGGGTTAATCAagcttgaaaaaaaatatgagatgATACTTTCACTActattagtaaaattatttcattttcatttacaaaaatcttatgatataatataaggtacaatacaaattcctatattaaaattacattaagAAGCCTAGCATAGCCTCTGTTTATaaggataaaaaaaataacaatacaaacaGGTTTTACGTAagtgaaatttatttattgtgatattcatttattatgcATTCTCATTTTGTTCTTCGGTGATGCGTGAAAAAGATGTCGCTAAGAGAATCTTtctctatgtaggtataaagttAACAAATCTACTTTCTGTGTAAACTGTGCATATAATGTGcttataaatctaaatatttcaatGCCTAAATTCAAGATTAATGAAAGAATTAgaatagaaaaaaattaagAGCCTGCGTCGGACAATGTCGTTGTGCACATTAATTTGTAAAAGCTGACCGTAACCTTCACGATCTgtaaacaaatgaaaataaagGATAACAATgacgaaattaaaaaaaaaacgaataattaaatgagaatggccaaatctgacccgctttgcagccactaaccaagcctatttttattcaataataaaGGTGATCTTAatgagggaaaaatatttaaaaaaatctaactcactttaaaaaaaatactttgtatGAGGGAAACATCTAGTCAGTACAaggacttgatctttcagcacctatctcttcgttctcccatgcctcataatattaaaatttacaccaggatatactgtatatagtcatgggctacacatcagtataatgtttcatcaaaggctgctctggcgggtcatggcgccttagagaaatggccattctcctttattaaataactaaCTAAGATTATGGAGTCATTACCGACCTGGATAAAAGTAATAACTGTGACTTCATTGAAAGGGCCGGCGTTATAAACGAATTTCCTGTTGACCGTCGAAGACATGATGTAGACAAGTCGACGAATTTTAGGGCTCTTATCCACCCAGTCAGAGTCGTATACCGCTGCGCTTATATTCTCGCTCTGATGGAAATATATTAGTTATGAAAACACGTTAATATCTATATTATAGGTAGTCCATTGATTGGCATAGTTTTGTAGTAGAAGATAATCGATAATAGCAATTAAAGGGATTGTCACAGAATTTGGGTCCTGGCAAGACAACTGCGACGCTACCCcagtattttaagttattctGCAATATGCCGAATGCATTTTTAATGTgcaaacaattttaatttcgAAAATTAGTTACAAAACATGTGAGGGCACTGAGGATTTGATTGatattttatgcaaataaatgGCCTAATCTGATCATATCGCTCATTTGGAATATAGCAACCTtatatactttatattcaaGGCCAACATAtattggggtggcgatcgttaggagaggcctatgtccaacagtggactacagaaggctgagagagagagagagagagacaaGGCCAACAAACGgtaatgataaaatttacaaaatattctgaagcttacaaatataaaaacaaatacaagGCGAACTGCAACGTAGTTAGTACTAGCGAAAAGAAAGCAAGAAGACTAAGAcggagataaaagacttaacACTTTAGTCTTCTAAAATTGAAATTTCACaaaaaggggggggggggggtagATATATATAGGTTGatagaaaacataaattataataagatTTTACTTCAgtttttactacataattatttaagaagttttgatacatatatttttttaaagaatatGAGTTCAAGATTACTGTCATATTActgataaatgttttttctgTCATCTTATGATACAATCATTCGATTCCTACATAAATTTTGAGAAATTTCTTACCTGATGCATTACTTGATGTCCGTGCCAATAGTAATAAAAAGCTTCAACCACTAATGATACAACTAGCACTTGCGACGCAATCTTCGATGATTTTTTGAGCTATAAAGTAAAAAGAAgcgtaaataaattatgcaaAACCGTCAATATAGTTGAGAGTCACAGAATCAGCATGCTGGCTTAACACCATTCGAGATAACGTGATTATTTAACACACGATGCTCCATCTCCGcgccaaaaaaaaatatgttaattttagctgctcgaacaaaaaaaactcccGACTCCTAGGCCTCCGTCAGTCAAAATTCGAAATGGGAAGCGAAAATAAACTTACGTTTGCCAAACTAAATAGTATAAGACTCATATTTATAGATGCAATCAGCAAATACATGAAGAGAATGGGCgacattattttgttcaatctTTTTTGTGTgctgtaaacaaaaaatgatatgtaaaataattacaccaatataaataggttaatatacttatattaaagTAAGCGTAACCTACAAAAGTATATCGGCGTAGCGTTTGTAACAGTTTATTAAATTACGATACTGATCCTCTTCACTATCCGTGTCCAGCGCTCGTCGAAACATCTCACTCAGTGCTTCTAATTGTCCAGCCATAGCTATCATAGTTGATACACACAAGATATCGAACACAGTCAAATAGGTAACGGTGAAAAATGAATATAGAAACTGCACAATTATGTATGGGTAAACATTCCACCTTCCGGTAGCAGGTTCCGTAGGCCAGAGCAAATAAAACGTAATGTAGGTCGGATCAATTTCGTGCAATGTTTCAATTTGAACTATAACCATCAATAAATTTTCCCCGTAATTGAATGTCCATGTTGAATAGCTTCCAATGACCCAGGCCCATGCTACAGTGTTACAGTACTTAGTACTTCTTTTAACAATGCCCTTCAAATGTTCATCTTGTTGTTGTTGAAGCTCAGTCTCTGAAAGCCAGTTGAAAGTTTCCATCCATTTTGgcaaattataaaagtaaagtGCCATCTTTATGAGCCCCAGATGGAAAAATCCCGTTTGAAACAAGTTTAAGAAAAAATGAGCAATACGTTTAGAAAATAGCATGTACAGAATCTGACTCATGAAAGTGATAAATAGGCAAAATGGTATGATGTAATGAACTTTCTTCAGCTTCCATAGCCCAcaagattttaaaaatacaatggcCAATCCCATCGAAGGGTATTTAGGATCTGTAAAATAAGCAGCTACAGAAGCTGCAAATGATTTcattgtttgtatttaataCTTGCAATTTTATAACAACAACCAACCAACCCAGACTTATGTGTGAACGTCATGGGAAACAAGTTCAGGaatacaaatatatatatatcgtTTTAACTTTCCATCAATTGCTTGTCAAgttctttttaataattttaataacttaataatgctaattattgaattaataatacttaaatatttgtgTTAATAGTCGTCGTCTTCCGTTTTACCTAGTACGATCGATAAGCGCCGATTTTTGAATGGCCAGATCAAAAGTCAGTTAGTTATCTGTACAATAAATAAGTTCCACTATTATCCTAACGAACgactaagggtgggttgcaccatttaactttaacgattacaaacgtcaaatcgtCCGTCAAAGCATCGGTGAAGCGAAAAATTGGTTGCACCATTGAACTATGGttaaaatgacgtcataactttAACGATAATCATAACCACCCCATGTTGACTGGTTAGCGCTTTTGTTAAAGTCAGGTAGCTGTCAAACGCGTTGTATAACCTAAATTGTTCAGTAttacgtacaaatattaatattaaataattcttatcatcttatttaataaaataagcacAAGTGAACTTGTACtaagtacatatatgtacaatattcttaagtacttacttattttaatttgttaattCCTACCAGTGGAAACTTGTAATGACTagctgttatttattttaatatgttactCAACATTGTAATAGTCGCTAGTTttccgaataaaataaataataaataaaatatcgttCCTAGGTGAAATAGCGCTTGAAAAAAGTTCCTTAGAAGATTAGATTGAGGTGAAATATGTACGGAACTTACGAAATATGAAGAGAAATTATACTTTCAGAGAACTGATAGATTCGCAACTTGGGATGAGAACTCGTTCTTGGATAGGTTCCAAGTCTCAAAAAATGTGGCTCGTGTGTTGGCTTTAAAACTAGAACCTTTCTTACTGCCTCCAACGACGAAGTAAGTACCAATgcacctattattatgttgtataaTGATCATCTTCACTACCAAATAAGCGTCCACTTCTAGACATAGAGCTCTCCCAAGGAGCTAAACAAAACTgtgccctcggccttcctaatccagccactaccggctacctgccggtTGCCGGTCCAGCGCAGCAATCCAATATCAAAGCTACCTacgtaactttttaattgaataaccttgttttcagaaattttgcaaTCAATGAAAATAAGAGTCAGTAAAATAAGGTCAAGCTCCTCAAAGGGCCAGCCCGTCGGTAGATTCCTTCTCTACATCACGACCCCACTCTTCAGAACCAGAGTTCAAAACTGGTCATCATTACAGTAGTGCGTGTATGGCCTTCACCTATGACCAGGAACAAGGTTTACAAGTGACTGTTAGCGATTTCAAATATCCAGTTTTCTCAAATTTAATGGGGATTGGCCTGAAGTTAAAAATGATACAAAAACTTTTCACCCGAGACCTAGGGTCAGTCGATTGTTGGTTGAAAACACATCGAAAGTTCCACCTCGAGTACCCCTGCAAAAGCCAGGAGGAGAAAATCCAAATTATGCAAGAGCTACTAGGCAGCTGCCCTGCAAAAGCTGGCCAATGGGCAGAAATATAACTGATCGCCCACAAATTCCACCACTCCTCATCCCCGACGAGGTCCAATCCCCACACTCCccacatattaaaaaaaaacacgaaaaaaaaaagattgcACCGTGTGCTTGAGACTCGGACATGATGGGAAGCGGTGTCGGTCATATTTCAAAAGCGTCATCTGTCAAAAGCGGCATGCCATGTTATTGTACCCAGAGCTAGCTATTGTACCCTAGCAGAACAAACCAAATGATGAAGTCGAGGAAGTTTGTTGTTATTTGCATAGAGCACAAGTCATCGGCGTATTGCCCTATAAATGCATCCTTAATGTTACGACAAATATCAATAGTGGCTAAGTTGAACAGTAGAGGGGATATGGGGTCACCCTGGGCAATACCTTTGCTTGTCCATCTGATATGTACTATATTGTTTTCTTCATCGGTTTTAATTTGAAGATGTCTTTCTTTTAGATACTCCCAAAGGTATAGACATATTATGTTGGCCCCTACTTTCAACCTATCCAGTATTGTCAGAGCTCTATCGATTATAATATTGTTGTAAGCACCTTCAATATCCAGGAAGCAAGCCAAAGTAGCATAATTCTTAGTGAATCCAAGTTGTATATGTGAGATCAGTCTCGCTAAACAGTCTAGGCAAGATCTCCTGAACCCAGTCGTATGAGGAGATAATAACTTATTATGTTCCACATACTATTCAAGGCGTTTAGTTTATGagtttatacattttatttgattttgacTTCGATCAtatttgacattattattcttgtgtctttttattttaatttattttaagaattaatttaaaactaagtGTTAAAATGGAACATAATGGCGggtgaaatacttacaagcagaaatgattgattttgtaactaaaccatttattttcgctgtagtttatttgtttaatggTGTTTTGATTAGGAGGACACACAAGGATTGTACTTTTTGTGCCGaataagaatgaa harbors:
- the LOC119694057 gene encoding odorant receptor 47a-like isoform X2; its protein translation is MKSFAASVAAYFTDPKYPSMGLAIVFLKSCGLWKLKKVHYIIPFCLFITFMSQILYMLFSKRIAHFFLNLFQTGFFHLGLIKMALYFYNLPKWMETFNWLSETELQQQQDEHLKGIVKRSTKYCNTVAWAWVIGSYSTWTFNYGENLLMVIVQIETLHEIDPTYITFYLLWPTEPATGRWNVYPYIIVQFLYSFFTVTYLTVFDILCVSTMIAMAGQLEALSEMFRRALDTDSEEDQYRNLINCYKRYADILFTQKRLNKIMSPILFMYLLIASINMSLILFSLANLKKSSKIASQVLVVSLVVEAFYYYWHGHQVMHQSENISAAVYDSDWVDKSPKIRRLVYIMSSTVNRKFVYNAGPFNEVTVITFIQIVKVTVSFYKLMCTTTLSDAGS
- the LOC119694057 gene encoding uncharacterized protein LOC119694057 isoform X3 — its product is MKSFAASVAAYFTDPKYPSMGLAIVFLKSCGLWKLKKVHYIIPFCLFITFMSQILYMLFSKRIAHFFLNLFQTGFFHLGLIKMALYFYNLPKWMETFNWLSETELQQQQDEHLKGIVKRSTKYCNTVAWAWVIGSYSTWTFNYGENLLMVIVQIETLHEIDPTYITFYLLWPTEPATGSTQKRLNKIMSPILFMYLLIASINMSLILFSLANLKKSSKIASQVLVVSLVVEAFYYYWHGHQVMHQSENISAAVYDSDWVDKSPKIRRLVYIMSSTVNRKFVYNAGPFNEVTVITFIQVGNDSIILVSYLIKENGHFSKAP
- the LOC119694057 gene encoding putative odorant receptor 71a isoform X1, with protein sequence MKSFAASVAAYFTDPKYPSMGLAIVFLKSCGLWKLKKVHYIIPFCLFITFMSQILYMLFSKRIAHFFLNLFQTGFFHLGLIKMALYFYNLPKWMETFNWLSETELQQQQDEHLKGIVKRSTKYCNTVAWAWVIGSYSTWTFNYGENLLMVIVQIETLHEIDPTYITFYLLWPTEPATGRWNVYPYIIVQFLYSFFTVTYLTVFDILCVSTMIAMAGQLEALSEMFRRALDTDSEEDQYRNLINCYKRYADILFTQKRLNKIMSPILFMYLLIASINMSLILFSLANLKKSSKIASQVLVVSLVVEAFYYYWHGHQVMHQSENISAAVYDSDWVDKSPKIRRLVYIMSSTVNRKFVYNAGPFNEVTVITFIQVGNDSIILVSYLIKENGHFSKAP